One window from the genome of Sciurus carolinensis unplaced genomic scaffold, mSciCar1.2, whole genome shotgun sequence encodes:
- the LOC124975841 gene encoding E3 ubiquitin-protein ligase RNF4-like produces the protein MSTRKCRGGTVSSRQAQKQTQEAASTPEISLEEELIELVETAGDEIVDLTCESLEPIVIDLTHNDSVVIVDERRRPRRNTRRLCQDHADSCIVSSDDEELSRDRDVYVTTHTPRNSRDEGVTGLRPSGTVSCPICMDGYSEIVQNGRLIVSTECGHFFCSQCPHDSLKNANICPTCRKKINHKRYHPI, from the coding sequence ATGAGTACAAGAAAGTGCCGTGGTGGAACAGTAAGTTCTAGACAAGCCCAGAAGCAAACTCAGGAAGCAGCCTCCACCCCTGAGATTTCCTTGGAAGAAGAACTCATAGAACTTGTGGAAACTGCTGGAGATGAAATTGTGGACCTCACCTGTGAATCTTTAGAGCCCATCGTCATTGACCTGACTCACAATGACTCTGTTGTGATTGTTGATGAAAGGAGGAGGCCAAGGAGGAACACAAGGAGACTGTGCCAAGACCATGCTGACAGCTGCATAGTGAGCAGTGATGATGAGGAGTTGTCCAGGGACAGAGATGTGTATGTGACCACCCACACTCCCAGAAACTCCAGGGACGAGGGGGTCACAGGACTCAGGCCTTCTGGTACTGTCAGTTGTCCCATCTGCATGGACGGATACTCAGAGATTGTGCAGAATGGACGTCTCATTGTCTCTACAGAGTGTGGCCACTTCTTCTGTAGCCAGTGCCCCCATGATTCCCTTAAGAATGCTAACATTTGCCCAACTTGTAGGAAAAAGATCAACCACAAACGATACCACCCCATTTAA